The following are encoded together in the Culex pipiens pallens isolate TS chromosome 1, TS_CPP_V2, whole genome shotgun sequence genome:
- the LOC120429538 gene encoding uncharacterized protein LOC120429538 isoform X2 — translation MFPLHHPLQLGHSLAKSQNHYPEDMQSGKTTSMSSRSIKSESDTHSPGQPPISSPMSISALTARLMGDCDGGGDCSWAVSKLIRLGRTRTRIWSRRSTIRPAGNC, via the exons ATGTTCCCGCTTCACCATCCGCTGCAGCTGGGACATTCTTTGGCCAAGTCGCAG AATCACTACCCGGAGGACATGCAGAGTGGCAAGACAACGAGCATGAGCAGTCGGAGCATCAAGTCGGAGTCGGACACACACTCGCCGGGTCAACCGCCGATCAGTAGTCCGATGTCGATCTCGGCGCTTACTGCTAGGCTGATGGGCGATTGCGATGGCGGCGGCGATTGCAGCTGGGCAGTCTCGAAGTTGATCCGGCTTGGCCGTACGCGGACGAGGATTTGGAG TCGCCGATCTACCATTCGTCCTGCGGGAAATTGTTGA
- the LOC120429538 gene encoding zinc finger protein GLIS1-like isoform X1, protein MFEVCCKAYSRLENLKTHLRSHTGEYPGCSKAFNNVSDHAKHQNRTYIIANHYPEDMQSGKTTSMSSRSIKSESDTHSPGQPPISSPMSISALTARLMGDCDGGGDCSWAVSKLIRLGRTRTRIWSRRSTIRPAGNC, encoded by the exons ATG TTTGAAGTTTGCTGCAAGGCATACTCCCGGCTTGAGAACCTCAAAACCCATCTGCGATCACACACCGGCGAGTACCCGGGTTGTAGCAAGGCGTTCAACAACGTGTCCGACCATGCAAAACACCAGAACCGCACCTACATCATTGCG AATCACTACCCGGAGGACATGCAGAGTGGCAAGACAACGAGCATGAGCAGTCGGAGCATCAAGTCGGAGTCGGACACACACTCGCCGGGTCAACCGCCGATCAGTAGTCCGATGTCGATCTCGGCGCTTACTGCTAGGCTGATGGGCGATTGCGATGGCGGCGGCGATTGCAGCTGGGCAGTCTCGAAGTTGATCCGGCTTGGCCGTACGCGGACGAGGATTTGGAG TCGCCGATCTACCATTCGTCCTGCGGGAAATTGTTGA